Proteins encoded in a region of the Candidatus Moanabacter tarae genome:
- the frdA gene encoding Fumarate reductase flavoprotein subunit — protein MELLSHDILIIGGGGAGLRAAIAIGEENPDLSVGVVSKVYPMRSHTVAAEGGAAAVIKANDSLEDHIYDTISGSDWLADQDAVEAFVNEAPKEMIQLEHWGCPWSRESDGTVAVRPFGGMKIERTWFAADKTGFHMLHSLFQTVLKYKNVTRYDEWFATKLLVHDGWCQGVVALELRSGQTRAITGKGTILCTGGAGRIFPFTTNAAVKTGDGMALAYRAGVPLKDMEFVQYHPTGLPGTGILITEASRGEGGILVNKDGYRFLQDYDLGKPLDIYSPEHPQKRSMELGPRDRLSQAFEKERQNGGTIPGEFGDFVHLDVRHLGEKVIDKKIPFVRELCRNYVGIDPVNELIPVRPVVHYVMGGVHTNIEGETPLPGLFAAGECACVSINGANRLGSNSLTELLVFGARAARAAVRFGKKIGGFAEQEIAAQAEAEQQRIRKNFFQPGRGNESTAGIRGELTHAMEDGVGIYRSENSLRSSCEKIRELKERFHRIDLMDHSLTFNTELISALELEYMLDVADALVHSALARKESRGSHQRTDFPVRDDEHFLKHSLAYRTNGDPRIEYQDVVITGWPPGDRVYGSK, from the coding sequence TTGGAATTGTTAAGCCATGACATATTGATCATCGGGGGTGGTGGTGCTGGTTTACGGGCAGCTATCGCGATTGGAGAAGAAAACCCGGATCTCAGCGTAGGAGTTGTCTCAAAGGTTTATCCGATGCGCTCACACACGGTGGCTGCTGAGGGAGGTGCTGCAGCGGTTATAAAGGCGAACGACAGCCTAGAAGATCATATTTACGACACCATATCGGGTTCTGACTGGTTGGCCGATCAGGACGCAGTTGAGGCGTTTGTCAATGAGGCCCCTAAAGAAATGATCCAGCTGGAACATTGGGGTTGTCCATGGAGTCGTGAGTCTGACGGAACAGTAGCGGTTCGTCCATTTGGAGGAATGAAGATTGAACGAACCTGGTTTGCTGCCGATAAAACAGGTTTTCACATGCTTCACTCGTTGTTTCAGACTGTCTTAAAATACAAGAATGTCACTCGCTATGACGAATGGTTTGCTACAAAATTACTGGTTCACGACGGCTGGTGCCAAGGCGTTGTTGCGCTGGAGTTGCGTTCGGGTCAAACCCGTGCTATAACTGGCAAAGGCACTATTTTGTGCACTGGTGGGGCGGGACGGATCTTTCCCTTTACGACTAATGCAGCTGTGAAAACGGGTGATGGAATGGCTTTGGCCTACAGGGCTGGCGTCCCACTCAAAGATATGGAATTTGTTCAATACCATCCCACCGGATTACCGGGTACGGGGATTCTGATCACAGAGGCCTCTCGTGGTGAAGGTGGAATACTCGTCAATAAAGACGGTTATCGCTTCCTTCAGGATTACGACTTGGGCAAACCGCTGGATATCTATAGTCCAGAGCATCCGCAGAAGCGTTCGATGGAATTGGGTCCTAGAGATCGTCTATCTCAAGCCTTTGAAAAGGAACGTCAAAACGGAGGAACGATTCCTGGTGAGTTTGGTGATTTTGTGCATCTAGATGTCAGGCATTTAGGCGAAAAGGTAATAGATAAGAAAATTCCTTTTGTGCGCGAGTTGTGTCGGAATTATGTAGGCATTGATCCGGTCAATGAATTAATTCCGGTTCGACCTGTGGTTCATTATGTCATGGGTGGCGTGCATACTAATATTGAGGGTGAGACTCCCTTGCCTGGACTGTTTGCGGCAGGAGAATGTGCTTGTGTCAGTATTAACGGTGCTAATCGCTTGGGTTCAAATTCCCTGACTGAGCTTTTAGTTTTTGGGGCACGAGCGGCACGGGCGGCGGTTCGTTTTGGAAAGAAAATTGGCGGATTCGCCGAGCAGGAAATTGCGGCTCAAGCCGAAGCGGAACAACAGCGGATTCGAAAGAACTTTTTCCAACCGGGCCGAGGTAATGAATCGACTGCGGGGATTCGGGGAGAACTGACCCATGCAATGGAAGATGGGGTAGGTATTTACCGAAGTGAGAATTCATTACGGTCTAGTTGTGAAAAGATTCGAGAGTTGAAAGAAAGGTTTCATCGGATTGATTTAATGGATCACAGCCTGACCTTTAATACAGAACTAATTTCGGCCCTTGAGCTGGAGTACATGCTCGATGTTGCAGATGCCCTCGTCCACAGTGCTTTGGCGCGTAAGGAATCGCGTGGTTCTCATCAGCGTACTGATTTCCCCGTACGGGATGATGAACACTTTCTAAAGCATTCGCTTGCCTATAGAACTAACGGCGACCCACGTATTGAATACCAGGATGTCGTCATTACTGGGTGGCCACCTGGAGACCGTGTATATGGAAGTAAATAG
- the frdB gene encoding Fumarate reductase iron-sulfur subunit, whose translation MEVNSISETETKIQLEVFRYRPDEGDEVEFESYEVPYRTDWVVLDALNYVKDHIDGTLTFRWSCRMGVCGSCGMMVNGEPKLTCAAFLRDYYPNPIRIEPLSNFPVVRDLVVNMDDFMNKLDTVKAWLVPNEEKPVEEGEYHQTPEELSEFKQYSMCINCMLCYSACPVYGHDSDFIGPAAIALAQRYNLDSRDAGAEERAEAIFSHEGIWKCTFVDDCTRVCPKNVDPAGAIQQAKVTATKDWFRSVLMPRRKK comes from the coding sequence ATGGAAGTAAATAGTATAAGCGAAACTGAGACCAAAATTCAATTAGAGGTCTTCCGTTATCGTCCTGATGAGGGCGATGAAGTCGAATTCGAGAGCTATGAAGTCCCTTATCGAACGGACTGGGTTGTTCTCGATGCGTTAAATTATGTCAAAGACCACATTGATGGTACTCTTACTTTTCGATGGTCCTGCCGGATGGGAGTTTGCGGCAGTTGTGGAATGATGGTTAACGGAGAGCCGAAACTTACTTGCGCAGCATTTTTGCGCGATTATTACCCTAATCCGATTCGGATTGAACCTCTAAGCAATTTTCCCGTCGTTCGTGACTTGGTGGTCAACATGGATGACTTCATGAATAAGCTCGATACCGTTAAGGCTTGGTTGGTGCCAAATGAAGAAAAGCCAGTTGAGGAAGGTGAGTATCATCAGACACCTGAGGAATTGTCGGAATTTAAACAATACAGTATGTGCATAAACTGTATGTTATGTTATTCAGCTTGTCCTGTTTATGGGCACGATTCAGATTTTATTGGTCCGGCGGCTATCGCGCTTGCGCAACGCTATAATCTAGACTCGCGTGATGCTGGCGCTGAGGAGCGAGCAGAGGCGATATTTAGTCACGAAGGGATTTGGAAATGTACTTTTGTTGATGATTGTACACGAGTGTGTCCTAAAAATGTGGATCCAGCTGGAGCGATCCAACAGGCCAAGGTGACGGCTACTAAAGATTGGTTCCGTTCGGTATTGATGCCCCGGAGGAAAAAATGA